In the Terriglobia bacterium genome, CTCGAAGCAACTCGGTCGCTGCGGCGATCCCGCGACCGACGCGGAGCAGTGGGTGACCTGCGCCCTCGACGTCCTCCTCGGCGAAGACGGCATCCGGCCCACCTCTCGGCCCGCTTTGCCGGAAGTCCATGCGGCGAGTTTCGCGGTAGCTTCGCGGGAGGGTTCTTGCTCTGCAATCGTGGCTGCCGTCCTCGCGGTCTGCGAACCCTATGGGGCCCCGTTCGAGGCGATTGTCCTGCGAGACCACGTCGTTTTGGCCTTGCGTGGTTCCGATGACCACGTCTTCGAGCCCCTCGAGGGGGGCCGCAGGTTGTCCCAGAGCGATCTGGCGAAGCATGGGCCGGCGCCGCCGGGAAGTCCGATCCGCACCGACGGGCACGGCTTCCTGCCGTACTACCTCGACAACCTCGCCGTTCGCCTCGCCGAGGCGGGAGACGCCGGGCGCGCGGAGGTCGAGTTCCGGGAGGCACTTTCCATGGGGCCTCGGGTCGGGAGGGTACGGTTCGATTTCGGGACCTTTCTCCTCCAGGCTGCACGCTATGAGGAGAGCGTACGGTCGCTCGAAAAGGCCATCCGGCTCGGGTGGGACGACGCCGCGGCCTGGGTGAACCGCGGCGTTGCACTCTGGAAGCTGGGGAAGACTCGGGCCGCGCGCCGATCTTTCGAGCACGCGCTGGCATTGCAACCCGACAACCGCGAAGCGGCGATCAACCTCAAGGCTCTGAGCGAGCGGGCACAGCCGACGGGTCCGCGCTAGACCGTGACGCCCCTCGCGGACGCAGCTACGCTGCCACCTCCGTGCCCGCGACCGAGCAGGCCACTGCCGCATGCCGATGTTCTTCGTAACGCCCCCCCGGGCGCCGGGCTACGCCCGCTCCTATCGCCGGTCGTGGTCGCGGCGAAACGCTGTCTCTCGCCGCGCGACCGGAAAAACCCTCTCTGCGATCCGAGATACTCCTCGGCGATCAGCGTGTCAACAGCATTCTTTCTTTGCTACAGAAATTGTTGCACAATCGCCGCACTCCCCGTATCGTTCGCCACCCGGTGGTGCGTCATCGACCAGCACCGCACGGTGCCTGTGTGGGAACTCAAGAACGAAAGGCGTTCACCGAGTTTCAGCTTGGCAACGAATGGGATGGCGATTGTCCGCTTGCCGATCCCCACCATCCGCTGCCCCGGCTACGTGATCGACCACGTCAGGCTGCGGGAGGAGGGCGGGGCGGGGTGCCGGATCCCCGAGAGAGCGAGCTACCTGATGAACCCGACCCGACACCTGCCCCCCCACGACCACCGCGCGGCGATGCTCGTGATGCGGGGGGGCCGCGTTTGCACCCGCCGTGCTACGAGCGGGAGCCACGACACCGGCGAGGATCTCAGCGAATGGAATCGCGGATCAGCGGACCTCGGCTCATTCGCTTCCTCTGCCACCCCCTTCAACGTGAAAAAGTGAGGTTCTGGTAGGGGCAGGGAATCCTCCGTGGCCGGGAGGACCCGCAGGCCCTAGGGTGGTGCACCTACGACCTCTCCGATTCCACGAACCAGCATTACGTTCGGACCGCGGTTTCCCGCTGGAGCGGTCTTCCCCCACCGAACCCACCAATCGACAAAGCGAGCCAGCGTCTTGTGCGTGATCTGCAGGACCTTCTCGGGTTCATCCAAGTACCCGCGGAGCCTCGACAGCTCTTGCGCATAGCAGGTCCCAGGAACTTGACAGCGGCGATCGGGGACCGCGATCGCGACGCTCACAAGAACGGTCCGACCAAGGCTGGATGCCGCTTGCCGAACAAAGCTCGCCCACTCCTCCAAGCGAGACAACTGGCCGAACAGCTCCCAGAAGTCCCAACTCTCCAATCCGGAGTGCCCCTTCGTCTCCACAGCCCACACTAATCTCTGGCCAGGATCATCTCGGATTGCCAGCAAGTCGCGCTGGTTCGCCGCGGTGCGGACCTGCAGGATAGGCTCCTCGTCAATTGCAACGCAGCGGGCGGTCTCGGGATCGTCGACGAACTCGAAGACTGTCGCGAATCCCCTCGCGCGAAGCGTCCGCGCCAGGACTTCTCGGCAGTTCGCCTCCGTGTTCAGACCTATACAGTCCGCCCCCCACTCGACTATCGGGACAAGGCGATTCTGCTTGCCCCGCCCGGCGTCTGCCCTGACGTCCAGCCGCCCGCTCGAAATCCCCTGGAATATTGCGTTGGCCGGAAACGCCCCCAGCCCTCGTTGGCTGAGCTGGCGGCTCAACTCCGCCGGAGAAAGAAGGACGCCGGTGTCGAGCGGTCCCATCGCGAGTGACGCCTTCAACACGTCGGACGAGGAGAAGTACGAAATTACCGCGGCGTCCAGGGGGGTGGTCGCCGCCGCACTGAGGTTCGTCAAGGGCGCAGCGAGCTTAGGGCCGATATGGGAGGGCAGTCTAGTTGGACTACCTGCGCACGTGCACCGGCGAGCGCCGTATCTGCGCTCCGCCTCCTCAACGGAATCGCACAGGTAGTATCGCCCGTTCACGTTGCGTCCGGCGATCACCTTCATGCGGAAGTAGTCGGCCTTAACGTAGTTGCAGGGCAGTACATGAACCCTGTTCCCAGTGGCTGTGTCAGTGATCGCGATGACGGC is a window encoding:
- a CDS encoding tetratricopeptide repeat protein produces the protein MESLLRLDARVPMAPDAEAARDAFSSYSKQLGRCGDPATDAEQWVTCALDVLLGEDGIRPTSRPALPEVHAASFAVASREGSCSAIVAAVLAVCEPYGAPFEAIVLRDHVVLALRGSDDHVFEPLEGGRRLSQSDLAKHGPAPPGSPIRTDGHGFLPYYLDNLAVRLAEAGDAGRAEVEFREALSMGPRVGRVRFDFGTFLLQAARYEESVRSLEKAIRLGWDDAAAWVNRGVALWKLGKTRAARRSFEHALALQPDNREAAINLKALSERAQPTGPR